The Ammospiza caudacuta isolate bAmmCau1 chromosome 18, bAmmCau1.pri, whole genome shotgun sequence region TGGTGTGAGGGAGAAAATGTGGATTTGGGATGGTGTGAGGGGGAGaatgtggatttggggtggtaTTGAGGGGGAGAATGTGGATTTGGGGGAGGATATTGACGGGGAGAATGTGGATTTGCCATGGTATTGAAGGGGAGAATATGGATTTGGGATGATCTAAGGGAAGGAACGTGGATTGGGGACTGTGTGAGGGAGAGAGCATGGATTTGGGATAGTGTTGAGGGATAGAATATGAATTTGGGGTGGTATTGAAGGATAGAATATGGATTTGGGGATGGTATTGAGGGATAGAATACGGATTTGGGATGGTATTGAGGGATAGAATATGGATTTGGAATGGTATTGAGGGATAGAATACAGATTTGTGATAATATTGAGGGATGGAGTACAGGTTTGGGATGGTATTGAGGGATAGAACATGGATTTGAGGTGCAAACCGCTGTCTCCAGGTGGACAGGGCTCATTCCCTGCAGCCATAAATCTGCAGCCCCCCTGTGGCACAAGGAAGCTTCACTTGGCCCTATCCAAAGCCAGAAACCTTTTCCTCTAAagaaattcccagatttttacAAAACCTGTCCATAAACCTTGAACAGGTTTGGTGTTAGGAATACCAGACAGCATTGGAGACAAGActgggaaagaggagaggaCCTGACATCCCTCTCCAAAGGGTTCCTTGCAAATACCTTCTGTGGCCTCTTCCCTTGGAGGAATTGTTTCTTTGTGCCAGCAAATGAGGAATTACTTAAATATTCCAGCTTGATGTTGTGCTGAATGGCTCTGATGTACTGCAGGCTTTTTGTTCAGCTGGAAAATGTTTTAGTGGATAAAGATTTCTAGATGGTATCGAGGCCCTTCCTCAGAGATGGAAAATTTTCTTCATCAGAAGGTGGATTTTAAGGAATTTGTGTGGAaaggccagagcagagctcatgTGATGGAgcaaattcctttaaaaatcaaagagaGCTCTTGCAGTGACCTGAGCCAccaagcagggcagggggaatgAGGAGAAGATGTGACCCTGCAGAAATGATGCACCAAGAGCCTCTTCCTGCAGGGCCATGGATAAATCCAGGCCCCAAATTCAGTTGTTTCCTTACTTAAAGTGATAAAAATTGATATATATGATGTAGGAAGTAATGCTTTTTATAAACATGGATTTAATCTTCTTTTCaacttgtgcagagccagaggaGGCCATTTTTGCTTCTCTTTAAAGGGGGTGAAAGAAaagtttgctttgttttctttctcacatGCTGTTTGTGCAAAaccttcccctcctgcccttcctgcagccccaaacctctccctcagctgtgccaCCACTCCACTTCCTCTTGCACAAACAAACAGCCTTGATAACATCATAACCCCCTTGATAACAAcataaacccccccaaaaacactCAGACACCCACGGGAGGGAGAGCTGACAAACCCTTCCCAAAGCCCAGGCAATCCTGCAGCAATTTAAGGTTTCCTTGGAGTCATCCTGAGTCCTCCCTCTCGGCAGGGTAAGTCCTGCATCCAGAATTCTGTAATTTCCCTGTGAACCTGATTTGATCCCAGGCTGAGGCCAGACCCCCACCCTGTGCAGGAACGAGGGGCTGGGCCATGCCCTGACCTTCcacatttgtttctttgttatttttgggAATAGCAGGCAGGATTATTGGGGCAGTAGTCTGAAATCTGCCCAGGATTgcagtgctctgcagctgctcccagctctttACCTGACAGAAAATTCCATCTGTCTCCagtggcttttaaaaaaaaaaaatctttttcactgggattttgcctcccttccctttcccacccCTTGCACTTGCTGTCTCATGTTTAAATTTGGTTCTGGAGTTTTCTGGCTCCTTTGCACTTGCTCAGAGGGATCTCAGGATCCTTCCTGGCTGAGATGGTGCAGAACAGAACTGAGTCCTCCCCCTTGGCAGGGTAAATCCTGCATTCAAAGTTCTGTAATTTCCCTGTGAACCTGATTtgatcctggctctgcacagacaccccagcaATCCCACTCTGTGCCTGAGAGCCTTGTCCAAAggctctggagctctggcagccttggggctgtgaccaTTTTCACCCCTTGCAGTGGAATCCTCTCCTGGGGAAGTGTTCCCGTTGTGGTCATTCCTCCTGGAAGCTGAGGGTGTGGGAAGGAGGGTACTGGGAGCTGTGTCCATGAAAAGCTAAATCAGTTTTGGGTTCTTTAGAGGTGAGCTGGTACCCACTGAGAATCTCTGTatcttgctgggttttttttccagtccaagtcattttcctttgagaagggaaaaagggatGGGATTAGCACAAAAATCCACTTGTCCATCTCAGTCTGCCTCACTTCCTAAATCCACTCCCTCACATCCCACAGCTTGTTGGGCatggtgggcaggggctggcaagCCCCATTCTCCCAACTCCAGGAAAAGCAAACAATGGGAAGCAAAGCAAACGTGCTCTAATGCTGCCACCTACCTACAGCAGCTCCAACTGCTCCCCGAGGAGCTCTCCCTGGAATTCCATGGCATTTTTTAATACACTCTATGTAGGTCAAATTCAATTCCAAGATGATTGTCCAGTGCTGAATTGCAGGAATAGTTTTGGTGGGGCtgatcctgccctggggcttTGGGGTGATGGGTTTGTCTGTCCCATCCCTGGTCGCTGCCAGCTGCAAAAGCCACCTCCCTCCTGCTGGAATTCCAGTGCTCTGGCATCCTTGGGGGGCTGTTCCTCCTCCTGGTGGCCCTTCCCTGAGGAAGTTTGCAACACAAGGGTTGTGTAACCAGGCAAGAAGTGAACAGGCAGAGCTGATTTGGGCTGCTCTGGCTTCTTCCAGGACCAAACTGCTCTTCCCTGATTAAATGGGATCCGGAAGAATCCTGAATCTAACAGGAAAATGAATTGCTGGTGTTCCTAAAATAATCAAAAGTAGGCAGTGgtagagctgcagcaggacaggcatAGTTTGGAAAGACAGCAGCTCTTTTCCATGGAATTGGAGCTGCAGGGGAGATTTTCCAGATTTcttggggagcaggagcagagtgggTCTGTGCACATGGAAATACTGGGGCTGCACCATGAGGAGCTGTGGGTTTGTGCTGGCCCATGAGTGAGGAAGGATGTTCCTCGTGGATCAGCCAAGGGTTTATTGACAGCTGGGGGTGATTCCCTCCCTGATTCCCTCCCTGATTCCCTCCCTGTTTACACGGGGCACTGACAGCTCCGGCGGCTGCGGGACGCGGGAAGCAGCCGAGCCACGCGCTCTGCAGAGGGGCTGCCCTTGCCTGAGCagctttcctttgctttcctgtCCCTCCCAGGTGTGGCAGATTCCCGAGAACGGGCTCACCCTGTCCCTGACAGAGCCTGTGGTAGTGCTAGAAGGCCATTCCAAGAGAGTTGGCATCGTGGCCTGGCATCCGACGGCGCGGAATGTGCTGCTCAGCGCAGGTAGGAGCACAGGAATGGGCATCaacagctcctctccctgccttccttcctctccagcttttccttcttccctctcccagctgctcagATCCCTGGGTATCACAAGACCTGTGGCAGtagctgggagcactgggacacgTGGCTCACAGCCCCCTCTGTATCTCAGTCTTTTTTTATCTTCAGTTTACAGGGATAAGCACCAAGGAATTGTCTGGAATTGGAGTATGAAAGTTGTTCCAGACTTTATTTGGTCTGCAAGAACAATTTACATCTGCATTTCCCACATCCCTGTTCTTAGATACTTCTAGAACAGGCCCAAgtgtttctcttttcccttgATCCCTGCAAGGTATCCCAGAGTCCAGTTGTTCCTTCCACAAGCTCTCATGGTCAGCATTTTCCAAATTGTCTCCTTGGCACGTACAGTCCATAGAATGAGATTCTTTTGACCACTGAAAATTAGTCACACCATTATGGAAATAAATTGGATAATTCATTATCCATTGGTACCATCTGAGACTTCCATAGGTTGGATCCCAAGGAAAGAAATGAGTCCTTTCAGCTGGATTGTTGGGTGAGCTGGGTGTTTTCCATTGATAAAAATCCCTCCTGAGCTCCCAGTCTGGGTTTTGGTTTCCCCAAAAAACACTTTGGAGCTGCAGGGGGTTTATCCCTTGTTCCCCACCTCTGGCTTtgcccctgtgtcccccagttCTGTGACTGGAGCTGTTATTTCCCATTTCAGGCTGTGATAATGCCATCATCATCTGGAATGTGGGAACAGGAGAAGCCCTCATCAACCTGGATGACATGCACGTGGACATGATCTACAACGTGAGCTGGAATCGCAACGGCAGCCTCATCTGCACAGCTTCCAAAGACAAAAAAGTCCGAGTTATCGACCCAAGGAAACAAGAAATTGTTGCTGTAAGTTTGCTTAATCATTAAAGAAATAACTGGATTCACTCCAGCAGGAAGTGAAGAAAATATGGAAGAAATATGTGGGTTTTACACACCACGTTCAGTCTCTTTCTTCAGAAATTACAGGAGGAATAGTAGGAGTTGGAGGATTTGTCTGGGTTTATTGGGATTAGTGTTTGAACTGGGATTTTAGGGCTCAGTTTTAAACCTGCAGGAGTGTAATTCCACATCTAATCCTTTTGTATAATTACAGTTCCAGAGTTGTGCATGCAAAGCAGAGCTTTAGTTGTAGCTTACAAAGAGGTTTTCCTTCAGCCTTGCAAGAGGCAAAGCTGGAATGAGCCAGGAATGTCCCCTTCTCCCCTGGCTCAGTGTTTGGGCTCTTCCCTCAGGCAGCAGGGGAGGAGAGCTGGGTGTTGGAGAGGAGCAGTGTGTCCAGAGAGGAGCCACCACTCCAAGGGTTTTTCTGTTCACTGCTGATCCTGATCTGCTCCTCTCTtccaggagaaggagaaaaccCACGAGGGAGCCCGGCCCATGCGAGCCATTTTCCTGGCGGACGGGAACATCTTCACCACCGGCTTCAGCCGCATGAGCGAGCGGCAGCTGGCCCTGTGGAACCCGGTACGAGCCCAGCCTGCATCCCTGGGCTCCTCACATCCATGGCCTGCTCCTCccaacccagccctgcagccatggaatcctggaattggttgggttgggttggatgGGGCATTAAAGCAAATCCCGTTCCAatctctgggcagggacaccttccaccagcccaggttgctcaaagtccATCCAAACAGGgttggagcagccacagcttctctggggtCTTCTTCAGggcttcaccaccctcacagagaagaattccttcctaaatTCATAGTTTATATACTTGAGATTATTCCCACTccatctgctgcctgctcctgcttccATGATTTTGGCTGTGTGGTCACTCAGTGAAGGaactgagcaggagctgcaggttgGAAGTGCCTGGGAAGatgcacagagagcagaggggctgtgggaaggTCACTTCTCTCTGTGCATTGTGGAGAGCAGGCCAGCAGCAATCCCAGGAGGGTTCAGGGTGGAAGGGACCACCTGGATTGTGTCCAGGTGGCTTTTGAGtgtccccagggaaggagcctCTGTCCCATCTCCCATCCTACTGACACTAACTCACTGTGTCACATATTTCCCTTGACTTGGTGAATTTTCCTGGCtcctgtttttatttaatttagtGATTAAAATGCCCTTGGGGAATGAATCAGTTCATGAACATTCCCAGCATTTGTTGTAACACACGGATCCTTCTGGGTGGTGCAGACACCACTGGGAGCTCACTGCCTACAGAGTGTTAATAATTTAGACCCTCCCTCTATGAACAGAAGCTTTTCCAGTCTTTATTAACATCCCtggcatttttatttccagaaaaacatGGAGGAGCCAATAGCCCTTCACGAGATGGACACCAGCAATGGGGTCCTGCTGCCCTTCTATGACCCAGACACCAACATCATTTACCTGTGTGGGAAGGTAAGGAGAGGCTTTGGAGGCACCTGGAGGGACTGGGGCCTGTGAAATGTTCCCCAAAATATCAGTGCTGCTGTGAAtttggggctgcagagagaccaggctgctctggaaggGGTTTGATCCTCATTCTGCAGAACCTGGGAAGGACCTGGATGTTTCTTGGAGATGGGTTAGGTAAAGCTGCTCCTAATGCAACAAGTCCCACACTGTTGCCTAAACATTTCTTGCTGGTGTTGACCTGGATGATTTTATACTGGCATGGGTGGAAGGTCCATTTTGGGTGTTGTCCTCCGTGTCCTCAGAGATGTTGGAGCATGTGGCAGCTCTCTGATTTTATGGGGTTAAAGATTAGAAAACTGGAATTAGGTGCTCCTTTCTAAAAGCAATTTGTAGGAATTTGGTGCCCACATGTGATGGACTCCTACAAGTAGGAGCCCAAGCCAAGATGAGCAAGGAATTACAAAGGAAGATCCACACAAGTATGTTCATAAATCCCATCTTTGTAGCAGCTGATGAGGAACATTTGGTTTCTGTCTGCCACCCCTCCTGCAGTTTCAGAGACAGCAGTGTGGTGGAGTTGCTTGGAATTAAGGATAAACTGGTTTATAGCATTTCTGCCTGATTGTGGCAGGAGGTTTTTCCACAAGAGGTGACTTGGGGCCActcccagcctgggagcagagctcaaTCCCTGTCCCACAGTGTTTGGAACAGGACTTGGAGGAATTGTTCAGTTGATGGACTCAGATTGTGGAGGGCTCCAAAAACAGCTGTGAGCTGTCGATGGCAGCATTCCTGGAAGgaaacaggagcagcagtgtgggcacaggtgctgcagcttctcctgggGTTCCTTGCAGGGTGACAGCAGCATCCGCTACTTCGAGATCACGGATGAGTCCCCGTACGTTCACTACCTCAACAccttcagcagcaaagagcCGCAGAGGGGCATGGGGTTCATGCCAAAGAGGGGCCTTGATGTCAACAAGTGTGAGATTGCCAGGTGAGGAGAGctcatcccagggctgggagctggggctgggcattTCAGGAGTGGTTACAGGAGCAGAGGAATGAGCACAGGGCAGTCGGGGTTCAGAAaacctggggagggcaggaaaCATCTCAGGATGTCACTGTGGTGACATCACTGTTGTCTGGGAACATGAGCcgtctcttctcccaggaaacaagtgataggacaaggggaaatgtcCTTGGAAATTAGGAacaatttcttcatggaaagggtgttCAGGCATTGGAAGGgactgctcagggcaggggggGAGTCCCCATCCAGGAGGGATTAACAGCACTTGGGAATGTGGGTtatggtggccttggcagtgctgggggaatggttggaTTTGATGGTCTCAGGGATTTCTGTGGTTCCTTGGGGTTGCTCCTttcccatctcctccatctccctGATCCTCACTCCCTGTCCCACCTCTCCTCTTCCACCAGGTTCTTCAAGCTCCACGAGAGGAAGTGTGAGCCCATCATCATGACGGTTCCCCGCAAggtgagcactgccctggggccaggctttggagccagctcctgcctcccagaGCTCCTGACTGATCCATGTCTCCTGCCTTGCAGTCTGACCTCTTCCAGGATGATCTGTACCCGGACACAGCGGGcccagaagcagctctggaagcagaGGAGTGGTTTGAGGGGAAGAACGCTGATCCTCTCCTCATCTCCTTGAAGCACGGGTACATTCCAGGCAAAAACAGGGATCTCAAGGTGGTCAAGAAGAACATACTGGACAACAAACCTGCTGGCAACAAGAAGGGTGATCTCATAAACGCTCCAAAGAAAGCAGTGGATGCCTCAAACTCCGTGAGTAAACTCCAGGAATTGTGGGGGTGATGGCCTCTGGTGGGAATGCCAGGGtgggaccagtgacaggacctgagggaatggctggagctctgccaggggaaggttagattggatatcaggaaaagattcttcttcccccagagggtgctgggacACTGACCAGGCTCCCCATGAGatgtcacagccccagggacagcctgggattgttggggtgtcctgggcagggccaggagttggactggatgatccctgtgggtcccttccaacttgggatattccatgattctgtgattttaatgCTTCTGTAGACATGGAGGATTACTTGGAATTGCTTTTTCTAAATCACAGAACCACTAAATGTTTGAAAAGATTTTCAAGATCCCGCAGTCCAACCCTAATTCAAGATCCCCAAGTCCAGTCCTaacccagcaccagcaccttGTTCACCACTAATCCCTGTCTTTTGGGACAGAGAGGAAAGTATGGCTTTTATGGTCCTGGATGGGTGCACTGGAGATGCTGCTCCATGCCCTGAGCATCCCAACTGCTCCCAAATCTGTCACAACCTCATCCCTCCAACAATCCCACAGGGAGGAGCCCTTTCCTTGGAGAACCCCAGAGCTCTCCTCACTCATCCTTTCTGATCTTCCAGCAAAACGACGCCAAATTGGACGAGATTTTGAAGGAGCTGAAATCCATCAAGGACACGATCTCCAGCCAGGACGAGCGCATCTccaagctggagcagcagatggCCAAGATCGCGGACTGAGGgggccccagcccaggcacatcccagctcccagttcagccagcagcagcctgcagcatTCCAGTATGAGCTTTCCTGTTCTCCTAAATCCACGTCAAGAGAGCCGATGATTTCAAGCCAAGCTTTTTAGTGAAAGATCTTTTTCGTTTCCCGATGTTCCAATGAATTTCTGTGACTGTGTCAAAAACAAGAAGTGCTActtttacaggttttttttttggggggtttttttcccagatgttATTATGAATCCTTGAAAAACGAATCCATTCTTGACTTCCAATGTCATGCCCAAATATCTTTTTCTAGATTTAGGGACCAACGCCACATTGTtcttaaaccttttttttttttagagttgccaaaaaatagaaaaaaaaattgcttttatttttcttattcgCCACTTTGCAGTATTTGTGTTTCTATTCCAAGGGACAGGGGGTGTGGGGAGTGTTTACACTGTGCAGAGAACAAAGCTGAAGCTATTTTGTATAAATCCTCCATTTGGAACAATCAGGTGGgttcccttcctttctcttccctgtggAATCCCCTTGGAGATGGGATCAGCTGCCTTTCCTGCTCCAcaaagtgtccccagccctgttggttgacagaaaaatacaaatatatcaTTCTGAGTGAGGGGATTTATTTCCTACTGAAGTTTTAAGCCAGCACCATGTTCCCATTTTCCTACAATCCCAAAGTTTGTTTCCATGACCAAACTCACCCATTTTTTACTtgctcatttttatttccatttcaaggCAGAAATTACTTCCATGCAGGAATGTTTTTATCCATGGAGCATGGAGTTCCAGGTGAGCTGTGGGATGCCAGCAGTCATTGCTGTAAATCCTTGTTCTTGCCCCCCAACACTCCTGAGctcatggattttaaggagcttTCGGAATCCATCAGCCCTTCACACCAGTGCTGATAATAGGAATTTTCTGTGTTAGCATTAGCAGCAGAAAGGTGATTTTCCCATGATAATTATCCACAAACAAAATGGCTCCGTTGTTACTTTTTTTATCATTTGTTTTCTCCTGTCCATcattcccattcctgcctcCCACCCTTCCATGCAGGAAAGGATTTGTTCCCAGATCAGATGAGCGACGtccaaccccaaaaaccccccctGCCCTCCCGGCCCTTCAGAGAGCAGAAGGGACCGGGAGGGTGGATTTGATCCCAGTTTGGAGAACTGGTTTCTCACACAGCTCCTTTGGGAtcctgcagggagaggccctGTGAGTGCTCTAGGCTGGCGAGCTCCTCCTGGCATTCCATGGAAGCTCAGCaaagctgtgctcagcaggctgtgccctgtggaGGAGCTGTCAGGGATGATGGGGCAGGctggctccctgctcccaggccgtGTCCTtgtgctgggaatgggatccaGGACgccccacagagctgtgcccagcacgaTTGGTGCTGCCattcctggcacagcccatccctgcagtgccagggagtGCTGATAACCCATCCTGAATCCAAAGGTGGGCAGAGACCATCAGGTGTCTGAGAGCTCTGGATCCTcatcccagctgggctctgtccctgtggcagctccGTGTGCTCCCACCCGGAGCACCCCAGTGGACACGAGTCCCTCATCCAGGCTGAAgtgattgatttttttattattttccattaGTTTAGCT contains the following coding sequences:
- the CORO1C gene encoding coronin-1C, coding for MRRVVRQSKFRHVFGQAVKNDQCYDDIRVSRVTWDSSFCAVNPRFVAIIVDASGGGAFLVLPLHKTGRIDKSYPTVCGHTGPVLDIDWCPHNDQVIASGSEDCTVMVWQIPENGLTLSLTEPVVVLEGHSKRVGIVAWHPTARNVLLSAGCDNAIIIWNVGTGEALINLDDMHVDMIYNVSWNRNGSLICTASKDKKVRVIDPRKQEIVAEKEKTHEGARPMRAIFLADGNIFTTGFSRMSERQLALWNPKNMEEPIALHEMDTSNGVLLPFYDPDTNIIYLCGKGDSSIRYFEITDESPYVHYLNTFSSKEPQRGMGFMPKRGLDVNKCEIARFFKLHERKCEPIIMTVPRKSDLFQDDLYPDTAGPEAALEAEEWFEGKNADPLLISLKHGYIPGKNRDLKVVKKNILDNKPAGNKKGDLINAPKKAVDASNSQNDAKLDEILKELKSIKDTISSQDERISKLEQQMAKIAD